DNA from Castellaniella sp. MT123:
GCGGCTCTCGTAGGTCTCATTGCCGAAATATTTGACGGTTTCGTAATTCAGCAGGGCGTCGATGGCCTTGCCGTTGGCCTGGCTGTCCAGCGTGTTCATGGTGCGCCGGTACACCATGCGCCGTTCGGTGACCTTCAGGGTGAACAGCACGTAGGCCGCGATCGTGGCGAGCGTCAGCGCGGCAAAGATCCAGTCGTAGCGCCACAGCAGCACCCCGGTCACCATGGCGATCTCCAGCAGCGTGGGCAGGACGTTGAAGACCGTGAAATTGAGCAGAAAGCCGATTCCCTTCGTGCCACGCTCGATGTCGCGCGTCAGTCCGCCCGTGCGCCGCCCCATGTGAAACCGCAGCGACAGCGCCAGCAGATGGCGGAACACCCGGCTGGCGACCTGCTGAATGGAGCCCTGGGTGACCCGTGCGAACAGGGCGTCGCGCAGTTCGCCGAAAACCCCGGTCATCAGGCGCGCCAATCCGTAGCCGGCCAGCGCGGCCAGGGGGACCGTCAGCTGCGTGGAGGGCATCCCCAGCCCATCGATCAGATCCTTCAGGTAGATCGGGGTCGAGACATTGGCCAGCTTGGCCACGAGCAGACAGGCAAAAGCCAGCGTCACGCGGCCGCGAAAGGCCCACACATAGGGCCAGAGGGTCTTCAGAGTCTGCCAGTCGTCGCGTCGCGCGGGGGCCGGGCCAGTATGGGAAAAACGCATGGAAACGTCCGGAAATCTGGAGTGACAAGCTGCGGAGCCGCGACAGCGGCTGCACGGCGGGCTGCGCATACAATAGAGAGCATTGAAGGAAGCCCGGCTGATTGTATGACTGTTTCGGTTTTCGATTACGAAGTGGAACTCGGCGCCTGCGCCGCCGGTGACCGGTCCGCTTTTCACGCCCTGTATCGCCACGAGGCGCCCGCCATGCGTGCCCTGGCGCTAGCCATGCTGGGAGAGCCCGAACATGCCGATACCGTTCTGCACGAGACCTTCGTGCTGATCTGGCGTAACGCCGCTGGCTACAGCCCGACCATCGGCACCGCCCGCGCCTGGATGTACAGCATCCTGCGCTATCGGGCGCGGGCGCATGCGCGGCATCACCAAGAAGCGGGGGACTCGTCCCCGGAAAACCTGCCGCTGCCGACCCTGACACTGCGCACCGACGCCACCGCCGACACGATACCAGGCGCGCTGGCCGCTCTGCCCGCCCCCCAGCTCGAAGCACTGCTGCAGGCCTACCTGCACGGCGGTGACCCGGCCCGTATCGCCGCCCTGCTGGACCGTTCCGAACCCGACATCCAGGCATCCATCGAGGCAAGCCTGAGCCATATCGACGAGGCCGTGCGCGCATGAAATCGCACCGTTCCTATTCCGATCACGAAATTGCGTGCTATGTGCTGGGGCTGGACATGCCCGATCAGTCCCGGGACATCCAGGCGCGCCTGGCACAGGATGACGCGGCCGCCGCGCGGGCCCTGAAGTGGGAAACGTATTTTCTGGGCATCGTCGATGCGCTGCAACCAGCCCCGCCGCCCGCCACGGTGATCGCCCGGATCCAGGCGACCCTGGGAATGGAAGGCATGCCCATGCCGGAAGAGCCCCGCCCGGCGCCGATTCACGCGGCCGAACCTGATACACCATCATCCCCTCAGGAATCCTCGGGCCGCCTGGATTGGCGCCGCTGGCGGATTGGCCGCCATCGCATCGCCGTCATCGTCGCGGCCTGCATGGTAGCCGGCCTGCTCACCCTGGTGATCGGGGCCAATCTGCACCACACGACCAGCAAGGTCGTGCAACAACCGGTACAGCTGGAAACTCACTAAAAATGCAGGGCTGCCCCAAGAACGGCCCCGCATCGGAAAAACGCACCCGCGGCATCAGCCCGGCGGCGCCGGATCAAAGATCGCGCAAACCCGCTGCCTGATTGGGCCGGTCAGCAGCACCCAGCGCCCGGCCCAGGCGCTCGCGAATGCCCTGCAGTTCGGCTCGCAGGGACTGCAATTCGGCCCCGGTCAGGCGCACGGCAGCATCCTGGTCATGTGGCACGTCGGCACCCTCGCCCAAGCGGTTGCGGGCGCCGGCGATGGTGAAACCCTGTTCGTACAACAGATCGCGGATGCGGCGCACCAGCAGAACCTCGTGGTGCTGATAATACCGCCGATTACCCCGGCGCTTGACGGGCTTGAGCTGCGCGAATTCCTGTTCCCAGTAGCGCAGGATGTGCGGCTTGACGCCGCACAGTTCGCTGACCTCGCCAATGGTGAAGTAGCGTTTGGCGGGGATGGGCGGCAGCGCCGAAGAAGACGCGGCCGGTGTCATGCGGGTTCTCCGGTCGTCACGATGCCATCCTTGAGTTTCTGGCTGGCATGAAAGGTCACCACCCGGCGGGCCGAGATGGGAATGACCTCGCCCGTCTTCGGGTTACGCCCGGGGCGCGGCGGTTTATTGCGCACCTGAAAACTGCCGAATCCCGAAAGTTTGACCTCGACCCCCTGAACCAGGGCATCGCGGACTTCGGAAAAGAACGTATCCACCACGTCCTTGGCTTCCCGTTTGTTCAGGCCCACGCGCTCGAACAGCAGTTCGGCCAAGTGGGCTTTGGTCAGCGTCCGATCCGTATTCACCCGCAAATCTCCTATGTACGCAACCGGGCCCCATGCGCCTGGGACAGAGCCTCGGTCAGACGTTGCATGCAGTATTCTATCTGGCGCTCGTCGAGCGTCGCATCCTGCCCCTGGAACCAGAAACGCAAGGCCAGGCTGCGTTGTTCCGCGGAAGACGCATCGCGCCAAATGTCGAACAGTTTAATGTCTTTGACGACCGCGAGTGCGGCATCGGCCGCGATCTGGTGTTCAAGTGTATCAAGCAGGGCCTGCCATGGCAGCCGGGCATCGACCCAGATCGCCAGATCGCGCACCACGACCGGCTGCCTGGACAGATCGGCCGACTGCGGAAAGACGCGTTCGGACACGGCGTCGGCATCCAGTTCGAAGACCACCGGTGCATGCGCCAGATCCAGCGCCTGCGCCCAGCGCGGGTGAACTTCGCCCAGCCACCCGATCGGCCGCCCGTCCAGCAGCAGCCGGGCGCTGCGCCCGGGATGCAGCGCGGGATGGCTGGCGGCCTCGCAGCGCAACCCGGCGGCGCGAGCCCCCAGCAGGGATTCGAGATCGCGCTTCATGTCGAAGAAATCGACGGGGCGCACGGCTTCACCCCACTGTTCGGGCAGGGCCGGCCCCCAGGCCGCGGCTGCCAGATGGGTGGGCTGCGCCACACCGGCCACGGACAGGTCGCCGTCGGCCACGGATGCGTCCCGCGCAAAGACACGGCCCAGTTCGAACACGCGGACCCGGGTCTGGCGGTGCTTGGCGTTGTGCGCGATGTTGGCAAGCAGCCCGCCGATCAGCCCGGATCGCATCACCGCCAGCTGGCTGGCGATCGGATTGAGCAGCCGGATCGGCTGTTCATTGCCGCAGTAGTCGCGTTCCCAGGCCTCTTCGACGAAGGAAAAATTGATGACCTCCTGGTAATCCAGCGCCGCCATGGACGCGCGCATGGCATGCGGACCGTACAGGGTTTCGGGCTGGGCCCGCATCAGGGCGGGCGCGACCGGCGGCAGGTCGGGGATCCGGTCGAAGCCGTAAATGCGGGCGACCTCCTCGATCAGGTCTTCTTCGAGGTTCAGATCGAAGCGGGCCGCCGGCGGGGTCACCAGGAAGTCCTCTCCGTGGTGTGCGAATTCGAACCCCAGGCTCGCGAAGATGCCGGTGATCTGCTCGGCCGACAGGTCGATCCCCAGCACACGCACGCAGCGCGACAGGCGCATGCGCACGGGGGCGCGGGACGGCAGCCGGAGGATCTGGTCATCCAGGGGGCCCGCCTGCCCGCCGCAGATATCCAGAATCAGCTGCGTCATGATGTCCAGATGCGCGGGAATGGTGGAAAAATCCACGCCCCGCTCGAAGCGGTGTCCGGCCTCGGACGTGAGTTTGAAGCGGCGCGTCAGGCCCATGATGGCCTCGGGCCACCAGAATGCCCCTTCCAGATAGACGTCCGTGGTGTCCAGCGTAACGGCCGAGGCGTTGCCCCCCATGACGCCGGCCAGGCTTTCCAGCGCCTGGTCGGTGGCGACGACGCCCACGTCGGGCGCCAGCGCGACGGTCTGGCCATTGAGCAATTCCAGCTGCTCGCCCTCGCGCGCCCAGCGCACGGTCAGGCCACCCTGAATGCGCCGCAGATCGAACACATGGGTCGGCCGGCCCAATTCCAGCATGACGTAGTTGGAAATATCGACCAGCGCCGACACGCAACGCTGCCCCGCGCGTTCCAGGCGGGATTTCATCCAGTCGGGCGTGGCGGCACGGGCATTCACGCCGCGCACGATCCGGCCCGCAAAGCGGCCGCACAGGTCCGGCGCCTGAACCTGAACCGGCAGACGGTCCTGGATCGTCACCGGCACGGCGGGGACTTCGGGCGCGCGCAGCGCG
Protein-coding regions in this window:
- a CDS encoding sigma factor, with amino-acid sequence MTVSVFDYEVELGACAAGDRSAFHALYRHEAPAMRALALAMLGEPEHADTVLHETFVLIWRNAAGYSPTIGTARAWMYSILRYRARAHARHHQEAGDSSPENLPLPTLTLRTDATADTIPGALAALPAPQLEALLQAYLHGGDPARIAALLDRSEPDIQASIEASLSHIDEAVRA
- a CDS encoding MerR family transcriptional regulator, which encodes MTPAASSSALPPIPAKRYFTIGEVSELCGVKPHILRYWEQEFAQLKPVKRRGNRRYYQHHEVLLVRRIRDLLYEQGFTIAGARNRLGEGADVPHDQDAAVRLTGAELQSLRAELQGIRERLGRALGAADRPNQAAGLRDL
- a CDS encoding integration host factor subunit alpha, whose amino-acid sequence is MNTDRTLTKAHLAELLFERVGLNKREAKDVVDTFFSEVRDALVQGVEVKLSGFGSFQVRNKPPRPGRNPKTGEVIPISARRVVTFHASQKLKDGIVTTGEPA
- the pheT gene encoding phenylalanine--tRNA ligase subunit beta, with the protein product MQFPESWLRAWANPDIDSEALSHRLTMAGLEVEDADPYAPPFAGVVVARIVSAEPHPNADKLRVCQVDDGTGSALQIVCGAPNAAAGLVVPLARVGAELPGGMKIGPVKMRGVESRGMLCSARELGLSQDHSGLLELPADLTPGTDIRAALDLDDTIFTLKLTPNRADCLSILGVAREVAALTGCALRAPEVPAVPVTIQDRLPVQVQAPDLCGRFAGRIVRGVNARAATPDWMKSRLERAGQRCVSALVDISNYVMLELGRPTHVFDLRRIQGGLTVRWAREGEQLELLNGQTVALAPDVGVVATDQALESLAGVMGGNASAVTLDTTDVYLEGAFWWPEAIMGLTRRFKLTSEAGHRFERGVDFSTIPAHLDIMTQLILDICGGQAGPLDDQILRLPSRAPVRMRLSRCVRVLGIDLSAEQITGIFASLGFEFAHHGEDFLVTPPAARFDLNLEEDLIEEVARIYGFDRIPDLPPVAPALMRAQPETLYGPHAMRASMAALDYQEVINFSFVEEAWERDYCGNEQPIRLLNPIASQLAVMRSGLIGGLLANIAHNAKHRQTRVRVFELGRVFARDASVADGDLSVAGVAQPTHLAAAAWGPALPEQWGEAVRPVDFFDMKRDLESLLGARAAGLRCEAASHPALHPGRSARLLLDGRPIGWLGEVHPRWAQALDLAHAPVVFELDADAVSERVFPQSADLSRQPVVVRDLAIWVDARLPWQALLDTLEHQIAADAALAVVKDIKLFDIWRDASSAEQRSLALRFWFQGQDATLDERQIEYCMQRLTEALSQAHGARLRT